A segment of the Deltaproteobacteria bacterium genome:
CTTCCGCCTGGAGCTGATAAGGGACTTTTTGAGTATAAGCGCAATCTCACGCAGCACTTGGCAGCGGCCATTGCGGGCAGAGGAAATGTCAAAGACTAAAGATGCGATCCCCCAATTATTCCTTAAGTTAGGGTGAACTTGGTTAGCCGATTTTAGATGAAAACAACACGGTCAACAATGTGAAAAGGACAATTAATAACCATCAAGGTCTGGTAAGTAACCTCCGCGACTACCAGCTAAACTTCACCCAATGCTCATGGCGGTAATGGAATAAAATTTTGGATTGACAAAGCAAGCTGGAACGAATTTTGCTTTGTTTACGATAAGGAGTTTTAGATGGAGTATGGAGATGAATAGCAGAAAGAAACCAAAAGACTGAGGCTAAAAGGGTGAATTTTTTCTCCAATTTCTCTCTAATTATTCAAGAACGAGCGTAACATTAAGAGGAGGTGTAAGCGGACATGCTATTCGAGTATCTTCAAAAAGCATTAGGAAAAGCAGAATATAAAAAATTGGACGATGGGACATGGTTTGCAGAAATCCCGGGTTTCGAAGGCGTTTGGGCTAACGCTGAAACGGTTGAAGAATGTAGAAGGGAGCTTTGGGAAGTCTTGGAGGAATGGGTACTGCTGAAGTTAAAGGATGGAGATCCTATCCCAGCTTTAGAGGGCATAGAGATTAAGATTGAAAAGGTAGCTGCCGGTTGATAATCAGTTATGCCTGCTAATATTTCTCGAAAGGAACTAATCAAGAAATTTAAAGCCCTTGGATATAAGGGGCCATTTTCAGGAGGAAGGCATCAATTCATGGTCAAAGGTAGGAAGAAAATCCGCATCCCGAACCCACATGGAAAGGGAGATATTCATGTGAGCTTAGTCAAAGAAATTCTCAGACAAGCTGGGATAACTGACGAAGAATGGGATAAGGCATAAGACAAAATGGCCATCGACAAGCAAACAAAGAAGCAGCTCACGATGCGGTTTCTCTCCGACTTTCATCAGGAGCTCATGAGGAATCTTCACGAGTGCCTGCGCAACTTCACTCAATCGTTCGTGGCGATCATTCCGGCTAAGAAAAAATGTCAAAAATACAGATGCGATCTAAAAAAGCTTTTATGTATGTAAAAAAGATTGAGGAGGTATGATAATGAAGATTTACAAATTCTCTGTGGTCATTGAAAAAGATGCGGAGGGGTACTATGCGTTTTGCCCTGAGCTTCAGGGATGTTATACGCAGGGAGACACTTATGAGGAGGTTTTAGAAAACATAAAAGACGCAATCCGCCTTCATGTGGAGGATAGGCAGGCAAACGGTGAGGAGGTTCCTCAACTTGACTCTGTGAGCCTTACAAGCCTGGAAGTAGCAGTATGAGCGACAAGCTTCCAAGGGTTACTGCCAAGGAAGTAATTAAGGTGTTGGAAAAGATCGGCTTTTCACTTTCTCGGCAGAGTGGTAGTCACAGAATATATAAAAACAGGGAGGGGAGAAGAGTTACCGTACCATTCCATTCGGGAAGAATTATTCATTCAAAGGTCTTGAAAAGTATTCTTAGGGATGCCAATTTGACAACAGAGGAGTTCAAGAGGTTAATGGAATAAAATTTTGGATTGAGGAGGCAAGTTGGAACGAATTTTGCTTACTTTTTGATAAGGATACTTCTATGGAGAATAGAGAAAAATGGCTGAAAGAAGTCTAGATGAAGCCGAAAGATATACAATTTTATCTTATTTTTGGTAGGGATTGTTGCGGG
Coding sequences within it:
- a CDS encoding type II toxin-antitoxin system HicA family toxin, with amino-acid sequence MPANISRKELIKKFKALGYKGPFSGGRHQFMVKGRKKIRIPNPHGKGDIHVSLVKEILRQAGITDEEWDKA
- a CDS encoding type II toxin-antitoxin system HicB family antitoxin, producing MKIYKFSVVIEKDAEGYYAFCPELQGCYTQGDTYEEVLENIKDAIRLHVEDRQANGEEVPQLDSVSLTSLEVAV
- a CDS encoding type II toxin-antitoxin system HicB family antitoxin, translated to MLFEYLQKALGKAEYKKLDDGTWFAEIPGFEGVWANAETVEECRRELWEVLEEWVLLKLKDGDPIPALEGIEIKIEKVAAG
- a CDS encoding type II toxin-antitoxin system HicA family toxin, which gives rise to MSDKLPRVTAKEVIKVLEKIGFSLSRQSGSHRIYKNREGRRVTVPFHSGRIIHSKVLKSILRDANLTTEEFKRLME